A stretch of DNA from Allomeiothermus silvanus DSM 9946:
TGGCCTGCAACAGCCCCTGGCTGGCCTCGGGCTGGTAAGGGGTGTAAGCCGAAAGAAACTCCGCCCTGGCCGCCAGCGCTGGGACTACTGCGGGGATGTAATGCGAGCGGATCCCACCCCCTAGAAACCCAACGTTTGCCGATTGGTTCTTAGCGGCCAGGGTACGTAAGTGGCGCATCAGCTCAGCCTCAGTCATGGCGGTGTCGAGCTGCAAGGGCGGATCCACAATCTCTTGCGGCAGGTCTCGGTAAAGATCCTTGAGGTTTTTCGCGCCGACCCGCTCGAGCATGGATTCCAGGTCGGCCTCGGTGTGGGGGGTATAGTCCATAGAAGATCCCGTCGACAGCTTATAAGGGATAGCTCAGGGTGAAAGTCGTCTAAACTATAGCTACTGGCTCTGGGCAAAGGCCTGATAGGCCGCTGCGTCCATCAGGGCCTCGAGGTCGGCGGGGTTAGCGGGGCGCAGTTTGAAGATCCAGCCATCTTGGTAAGGACTTTGGTTGAGGAGTTCCGGGGCTTCCTCGAGCGCTGGGTTTACCTCCACTACCTCTCCGGCAACGGGAGCGTAGATGTCGGAAGCGGTCTTTACTGACTCGACGGCGGCCACTGCCTCACCCGCTTGGTATTTTTTGCCCGGCACCGGTAGCTCCACAAACACCACATCGCCTAGCGCGTCTTGGGCGTAATCGGTGATCCCCACCACGGCTAGCCCGTCCTCGAGCCGCACCCACTCGTGAGACTTGGTGTAACGCAGATCGCTTGGATAGTTCATCTACTGGCCTCCAGGAGTTATTTTAGCCCGACAAAGGGGGGATTCACGAGGTGAGCTGGGTAGATTTTTCCGCGGATTTCCACCTGAAGGGCGCCTGATTCGGCTCCTGATAGCACATAGGCCAAAGCGATGCCCTTTTTGATTAGCGGCGAGAAGGTCCCCGAGGTGATATGCCCCACCTCCTCGCCGCCGACGAGCACCCGGTAGCCTTCGCGGGGGATGCCCTCTTCGAGCAAGAGGCCCACCAATACCTGGTCGCAGCCACCCGCGAGCAGGGCGGATTTCCCGTAAAACTCTTTATGCTCCTTGACCACCCAACTAAACGGGGTACAGCGGGGGTTAGTCTCGTCGGTGAGCTCGTGGCCGTAAAGAGGGAAACCGGCCTCGAGCCTTAGGGTATCGCGGGCCCCTAAGCCACATGGGGTCACCCCAGCCTGGAGTAGCGCATCCCACACCGCCCTCAGGTCCGTGGCTTCGGTGAACAGCTCGAATCCGTCCTCGCCGGTGTAGCCGGTGCGGGCCAGGCGGGCCGGTTTCCCCGCCACGGTAGCGGTGAAGGTGTCGTTTTTCTTCTTGCTCGAGAGGTCCACGTCGCAAAGCTTTTGCAACACCTTGGCAGCGTTAGGGCCTTGCACGGCCAACAGCCCGGTGCGTTCGGAGGCGTCTTCGAGGCGAACAGAAAAACCTTCTGCCAGGCGTTGCAAATGGCTCCAATCCTTTTCGATGTTCGCCGCGTTGACCACCACCAAGTACTCCTCCTCACCGGTGCGGTAGAGGTAGATATCGTCCACCACCCCGCCCCGCTCGTTAGGCAGCATCGAGTACTGGGCCCGGCCCACCTTGAGCTTAGAAACGTCGTTGAGGGTAGCGTACTGAAGAAAGTCTAAAGCCTGGGGCCCGCGTACCCAGAACTCGCCCATGTGGCTTACGTCAAAAACCCCCGCCCCTTGGCGCACAGCTAGGTGCTCGGCGGTGATCGAAGTGTACTGGATGGGCATTAAGTAGCCCGCAAAAGGGGCCATCTTGGCCCCTAATTGCTGATGGATTTCCGTTAGCGGTGTGGTTTTCATCTCGAGCCCTAGCATAACCCCCAATGGCCGGGCTCGAGAAAGCCACTCCCCTTGTGTGCCGTGCCCTAACCCACCCGAAGTAAGGTCAGGCTAAAGCCCATGCGCTGCAGACGCCCCCAAAGGCAAGCAGTAATCAGTTAGCGGCAACCACCTTTGCGAGCACCTGGCGGCTTACCGCTTTGAGGGTATCAAAGACACCCGTCCCATTACTGGCCACCGCTTCGAAAATCGGGTAGCGATGTTCGGGATCGATGACCGCGTGGATCATCTCTACCGGGAGGGCGTCGGGGAGGTCGCGCTTGTTGGCCTGCAATACCAAGGGCACATCCTCGGGGCGGATGCCGTACTCGGCTAGGTTCTCCCGCAGGTTACGCATGGACTCGGCGTTGGCCCGAAGGCGGTTGGGGGCGGAATCCGCCACAAAGACAATCCCGTCTACCCCACGCAGGATGAGCTTACGGCTAGCGTTATAGAAGACCTGACCCGGCACCGTGTAGAGGTGAAAGCGGGTTTTGAAACCCTTGACCTCGCCCAAATCCACCGGCAAAAAGTCGAAGAAAAGGGTGCGCTCGTCCTCGGTGGCGAGGGAGACCATCTCCCCCTTGCGGTTCTCCGGCACCTGCTGGAACACCCATTTAAGGTTGGTGGTCTTGCCGGACATGCCGGGGCCATAGTAGACGATCTTGAAGTTGATCTCTCGGGCGGCAAAGTTTATGGTGCTCATACTGAGTCTGCCTGTAAGGCTGGGCTCTGCCCGGCCCAGAAGGCCGACCAGAGAGAGTACGTTGCTTGCAGCCGAACTACCCTATCCCCTCGCATAGTTAGCTTCCGAAAAGCTCGTCTAACAAGGCGCTGGCTCCCTCTCGGTACTCGGTGTCGATACCGAGTTTCTGAGGGCTCACTACCGACTCCTCGGCCAAGCTCGCCAAAACTTGAGCCGACTTGCGGGCGAAGAGCTTGACCCGGCCCACCGGGGTGGAGTTATCGAAAATGACCAACAGCAAAGCGTGTTCTCCGGCCCCTTCGACATACAGGCTTTGGGTCTGGCCCTGGTGGACCTGCTCGCTAAATTGGGATTCTCCTAACATCTTGGCCAAGGCCTGAGTGGCTGCAGCGTTACCAGCGACCAAAGTCGCCAAGGAGTCTAGGGCAGGGGGTCGAGGGGCCCAGAGGGCTTCTCGGTGAGCTAGCACGAAGCCCTTGCGGTCCACCAACATGGCGTAGCGGGCCCCGCTTTCTCGCAGAAGCTCATCGAGTATCCCCACAGCCTTTTCAAAGGTGGCCCCATAGAGTGCCACGGCGGGTTCAACCATAGTATGGTTTACTCTAGCATGATGAAACTACCCGAACGTGTTTATCGGTACGCCCGTGAAACCCTGGCCCACTTGGTAAGCTTCCCTACCGTTTCGGCGGAGGGCAGGGCCATACCGGAGACCGCCCAAGCAGTGGTGAAGCTGCTCGAGGACCTAGGCCTCAAGGCCGAGATCCACCCCACCCCCGGAGCCCCGGTGGTCTACGCCGAGGGAGGTGGGAACGGCCCCACGCTGATGTTCTATAACCACTACGATGTGCAGCCCGCCGATCCCCTCGAGCTATGGGAGAGCGACCCCTTCACCCTCACCGAGCGCGACGGACACTGGTACGCGCGGGGAATCAGCGATGATAAGGGAGAACTCGTCTCGCGGATGGCCGCTCTCAAGTGGTTCATGGAAGAACACGGATCCCTCCCGTTTCGGGTCAAGTTTGTGGTCGAAGGGGAGGAGGAGATCGGCAGCCCCCACCTCGAGGCCTATGTGCGCGAGCACAAAGACCGCCTCAAAGCCGATGCGGTGGTCTGGGAGTTCGGCAGCGTGGACACCGCCGGGCGGCCCCTGGTCTACTGCGGGCTCAAGGGGATCGTGGCGGTGGAGCTGCGGGTCAAAACCGCCGCTTACGACCTGCACTCTTCCAACGGGGCGGTGGTGCAAAACCCCATTTACCGTTTGGCTGCCGCCCTCACCACCTTGCGCGACAACGACGGCAACGTCCTGATCGAGGGTTTTTACGATAAGGTACGGCCCCTGAGCGAAACCGAGCGAAAGAGCCTCGAGGCCATCCCCGACGAGTCCGAGCAGATAGCCCAAGTCTACGGCGTGAAGGAATTTTTGGGCAAAGCCAAAGGCTTTGAGTTCTACCGCCGCATGGCCGCCGTTCCGGTGGTCAACTTCAACGGCTTCCATGCCGGTTACGGTGGCCCCGGCTCCAAGACCGTACTCCCTGCCGAGGCCTTCGCCAAGCTGGACTTCCGGTTGGTACCGGACCAAGACCCGGTGGAAGTAGTAGAACTCCTCCGCGCCCATCTCCATAAGCACGGCTTCACGGACGTCGAGGTAATCACGCTCGAGGTAGGGGAGCACCCCGCACGCAGCGACTTGGAAGCTCCCTGGGTCAAGCAAGCGGTGGAAGCCCTGCGCGAGGTCTACGATAGGGAGCCGGTAGTACACCTGAGTTCAGGGGGGAGCGGCCCCATGTACCCGTTTACTCACTATCTAAGCGCCCCGGTGGTGGCCATCGGCATCAGCTACCCCGGCAGCCGGGTACACAGCCCTAACGAAAACATCCGCATCGCCGACTTTGAGCGGGGGGTAGCGGCGATCAAGCGGGCTATGGAGAAATTCGCTGCGCTGCCCTAGCCACCGTAACCCTGCACCAAGCCTGCTGGGAACGCGCACGGTAGGCTTGAATCATGTGGCCTTTGTTCGGTGGCATTCTCCTGGCTGGCAGCCTTGCCCTGGCTCAAAGTGGCCTGACGATTGGCGATCTCAGCAAACGCACCTACGGCCTCGGGCAGATCGCCATCGAGCGGGTGATGGCCCGCAACCCCGACTTCACCCGGTATCTGATCCACTACCCTTCCGATGGCCTTAAGTTGTACGGCTTCATGAATGTGCCCAGCGGCAAGGGCCCCTACCCGGTGGTACTGGTGCTGCACGGCTACGTCAACCCCGCCACCTACCGCACCCTGGCCTACACCACCCGCTACGCCGACGCCATCGCCCGCATGGGCTACGTGGTCATCCATCCCAACTACCGGGGCCACCCGCCCTCCGAGGGCCGCCCGGAAGGCCCCTTCCGGGTGAACTACGCCATCGACGTGCTCAACCTGGCGGCCATCGTGCGCGAGCAGAGCGGCAAGGGGCCGCTCGCCAAGGCCGACGGGAGCCGGATGGGGCTGTGGGGCCACAGCATGGGCGGGGGCATCGCCCTGCGGGTGGCGGTGGTGGACCCCAAGATTTGGGCGGTGGTGCTGTATGGGGCGATGTCCGGCGATGAGGCGAAGAACGCACAGCGAATCTACTACGTATTCTCGGGGCAGCAGCGGGGCCTAGAGGAGCTACGCACCCCGGCCTCGGAACTGGCCAAGATTTCGCCGATCAACTACCTCAGCCGGACCAAAGCCGCCTTCAGCATCCACCACGGCACCGCCGACGAGCAGGTGCCCTACGCCTGGAGCGTGGAGCTGTGCCAGAAGCTAAAAGCCCTGGGCAAGAGCGCCGAGTGCTTCAGCTACCGCGGCGCCCGCCACACCTTCCCCAGCGGCAGCCGCGCCGACGCGAGCTTCCTCGCCAAAGTGCAGGACTTTTTCGCCCGGACGCTGAAAGGTGCCGATAGTCGATAGCCGATGGCAGCGGCAGTGTGTCATCATCGACTGGCCTGACCGGCCTCCGTATGCGAAGCCTCTACGTCCACGTCCCTTTCTGCCCCACCCTCTGCCCCTACTGCGATTTTCACGTAGTGCGGCGCTACGGCGGGGTCGTGGAGGCCTACCTCGAGCGCCTCGCCGAGGAAGCCGCAGCCCTCTACGAGCGCTTCCCCGGCCCGCTGGAGACCCTTTACTTAGGCGGGGGAACCCCAAGTTTCCTGAGGAACCGCGAACTCGAGCAGCTTTTCCGAGCCCTGCCCTGGAACGTCCCTTCAATCCACGAGGTCACCATGGAAGCCAACCCCGGCACACTGAACCCCGAGCGGCTCGAGTTGCTGAAAGACCTGGGGGTAAACCGGCTCTCCCTCGGGGTGCAGAGCTTCCAGGACGGCGTGCTGGAGAGCTTAGGACGAGCGCACGGGCGCAAGGGGGCGCTCCGGGCGGTGGAGATGAGCCTCCAGGCGGGGTTTCGTACCTCTATCGACCTAATCCTGGGGCTCCCCGGTCAGGACTTCGCCGCCGACCTGCGCGAGGCCGCCGCCCTGGGGGTAGGGCATGTCTCGGCCTACACCCTGCAAATCGAGCCCGGCACCCCCTTCGCGGCCCGGGGCGTACGGCTGGACGAAGACCTCGAGGCCGCCGCCTTCGATATGGCGGAGCAAGTGCTGGGCGCAGTCGGTTTCGTGCGGTACGAAGTCTCTAACTTTGCCAAGCCGGGCCAGGAGAGCGCACACAACCAGGTCTACTGGCGGGCCGGGTTTTGGGGCGCGCTGGGGCCGGCGGCGGTGGGGCACTACCCCCAAGGGGCCGAGGACCGCGAAGTCTACTCGGTGAGGGCTACCAACCCCCCGCTGCCGCGCTGGCGGGCGGGCGAAGCGCCCTCGCTCGAGGTTATCACCCCCCTCGAGCACGCCCGCGAGGCCCTGATGCTGGGCTTGAGGCTCTGCGAAGGGGTAGACGTGAACGAGATCGAGCAGCGAACGGGTTTGGAGCTTTGGGAGAGGCTCGAGGCGGTAGTGCGCGAACTCGAGGGGCAAGAACTTTTATGGGCTCGAGGTAAGAGAATAGGGGTGGCTCGAGCGGGGGTGGCCATTCTCCACCGGATCATCCTGCGGCTGTGGGAAGCTTTGGAGGCTGAATAAATCCCCCTAAGACCCGCGGATACCTCAGCCCAGCCACCGCCTTTTCATCCCCTCCCGCTGGATGCGCAAGAGGGGCTCTAAGTCCCAGTATTCCCGCACCACCCGCGAAACATAGCTGCCCACGCAAAACCCCTCCCGCCGGTAAATCACCCTGTTGGCCCGCACCACCTCGAAGGCCAGCACCGGCGGGGCCTGGTTCAACACCACCAGGTCGGCGCGCTCAAAACCGGCTTTCACCAAGTCGGTAAGGATCTCCAGCAGGGGGTCGGGTTCTGGGGGCTCGAGGTACACCGCCAGGTCCCAATCGCTATCCGGGCGAGCCCCCCAAAGGCACGGGAGCCAAACAAGAAAGCAGCTTGCACCTGCGTGTGCCTGACAAATACAGCATCTGATTTTACGCAGTCAGGCTGCGAACTCCAGCAAAGGGGATAAATCAGGGGGTATAGCGCCAGAGATGAGGTTACGACGGTATTGGTAGAAGGTCATCTTGTGATTGGATCGTGAGCGGTGAAACTCGATCAGCGCGTAGCTAAGAAAGCCCAGGGCTAGATGTGCAGCGAGTTTCTCGCGTTTGTGGTGGCGATGCCCCTGCCAGCCGAGTTCGAAGTTGAAGGCCTCGAAAGGCTTCCTCGATGTTGGGACGGATGCGATAGATGCTTGGGGAGCTCTGTTGCGTTGGTGCAGAGGTAGAAGTTACCCCTGCGGAGTACCTTGACCAAGAAGCCTAGACCTTTGAGTTTGCCCTCTTTGACCCAGAAAGGCGATCCATGGTGTTTGCGCTGGCGACCGTCCAGCAATCGGTTCTTGCGTAGTCTGGTGACCACCCGAGTCCATGAATCTTTCTCAACAGCTCCTTGGAGGCGTACCCTGCATCAAACAGCACGTACTCGGGTTTGAACCCTTGCTCCACCGCCCACAACAGCAGTTCCATGGCCAGAGTGTGTTTGTTTCGCCCTTCACCTTCATCACTCCAACACCCCCGAAAGGCCAGCGGCAGACGAATCCATCCATTCGTCCACAGCAGCACCACCACACAGAAACCCCACACATACTGCCCTGTGGAAGTGAGGTTCCGTCAATAGGTGTGTAAACCTGCTCAGGCAGCGACCTCCTCCTGGGTGACCTCGATGCCGTCCTCGTAGCGCACCCCGGCGTGGACCTTGGCCAGCAACTCCGGGGCATTCAACCGCCGGAACCTCTTTTGGGCCACCATCAGCATCTTCCAGATCACTGCCGTGGCCCGTTCCACCTTCTTGAACCGCTTGGCCGCATCCGTCCGCAGCCGCAGTGCGGCGAAGGGCGATTCGATCACGTTCGTGGTCCGCAGGTGGCGCCAGTGCTCCTTGGGGTACCGGTAGAAGGTCACCATCCGCTCCCAGTCCCGCCCCAGCGTCTGCGCCGCCTTGCCGTAGCCGTGCCGGTGACACCAGGCCTCGAACTCCTTGCCCTTCCGTTCCGCCTCCGCCCGGGTCGGCGCGTAGGCGATGGCCCCCAGCATGGGCTTGGCCACGGCCTGCTGGTGGCGCGGCAACTGCTCCAGCACATTGAGCACCTTGTGGTTCCAGCACCGCTGCTCGTCGGCCTCCGGCCACACGTTGCGCAGTGCCCCCCAGATCCCCAGGTGCCCGTCCCCGATCACCAGCCGCGGCGCGTTCATCCCCCGCTCCCGCAGGTCCCGCAGCACTTCCGACCAGCTCTCCACCGACTCCCGGTACCCGGGTACGACCGCCACCACCACCTTGCGGCCATCCGACAAGGCGGCGATGGCCACCAAGAGCGCCGCCCGCTCGCGCTCCAAGCCCGCCTTCACGTACACCCCGTCCACCCACAGGTAGACCACCGCCCGGTCGTCCAGCCGCTGCGTGCGCCAGGCCTCCCACTCCGCCTGCCACCGCTCCTTCAGGCGGGCTACCGTCCGGGCCGAAAGCGCCGCCTCCTCTCCGAGCAGCCCCCGCAGGGCCAGGTCGAAGTCGCCCTCGGCCAGCCCGTGCAGGTACAGCTCGGGCAACAGCTCCGAGACCTCCCTCGTGCGCCGGGCGAACAGGGGGAGAATCCGGCTCTCGAACCGCTCCTCCACCCCCCGGACCCGGGGCCGCCGCACCTCGATGGTGCCCATGGAGGTCGTCAGCTTCCGCGGCTTGCCGTAGCCGTTGCGGTAACCGCACGCATCGACGGCCGCCCGCCTCTCATACCGGGCACGGCCCAGAAATTCCGTCACTTCCTCCTCCAGCAGCCCCTGCATCAACTCCCGGATCTTCCCCCTCAGCCAATCCCGCAACGTCTCCCAGGTGGGAGATGACGAACGGGCCTCAAGGTGTTCGCCTATCGGCGAAGCAGCCACTTTGGTACGCTTCCCCATGGCGGTGTGCCTCCTCCCTCGGGCTTCAAGCCCTCACTTTTTTGCCAGGAGGAAGGATACACCGCCCTCAGCGTATTTCCACACCCCTTGATGGTATCTCTGGAAGTGTCCATAACCTTAGGT
This window harbors:
- a CDS encoding IS256 family transposase, with amino-acid sequence MGKRTKVAASPIGEHLEARSSSPTWETLRDWLRGKIRELMQGLLEEEVTEFLGRARYERRAAVDACGYRNGYGKPRKLTTSMGTIEVRRPRVRGVEERFESRILPLFARRTREVSELLPELYLHGLAEGDFDLALRGLLGEEAALSARTVARLKERWQAEWEAWRTQRLDDRAVVYLWVDGVYVKAGLERERAALLVAIAALSDGRKVVVAVVPGYRESVESWSEVLRDLRERGMNAPRLVIGDGHLGIWGALRNVWPEADEQRCWNHKVLNVLEQLPRHQQAVAKPMLGAIAYAPTRAEAERKGKEFEAWCHRHGYGKAAQTLGRDWERMVTFYRYPKEHWRHLRTTNVIESPFAALRLRTDAAKRFKKVERATAVIWKMLMVAQKRFRRLNAPELLAKVHAGVRYEDGIEVTQEEVAA
- a CDS encoding nucleotidyltransferase domain-containing protein; the protein is MYLEPPEPDPLLEILTDLVKAGFERADLVVLNQAPPVLAFEVVRANRVIYRREGFCVGSYVSRVVREYWDLEPLLRIQREGMKRRWLG
- a CDS encoding M20/M25/M40 family metallo-hydrolase — protein: MKLPERVYRYARETLAHLVSFPTVSAEGRAIPETAQAVVKLLEDLGLKAEIHPTPGAPVVYAEGGGNGPTLMFYNHYDVQPADPLELWESDPFTLTERDGHWYARGISDDKGELVSRMAALKWFMEEHGSLPFRVKFVVEGEEEIGSPHLEAYVREHKDRLKADAVVWEFGSVDTAGRPLVYCGLKGIVAVELRVKTAAYDLHSSNGAVVQNPIYRLAAALTTLRDNDGNVLIEGFYDKVRPLSETERKSLEAIPDESEQIAQVYGVKEFLGKAKGFEFYRRMAAVPVVNFNGFHAGYGGPGSKTVLPAEAFAKLDFRLVPDQDPVEVVELLRAHLHKHGFTDVEVITLEVGEHPARSDLEAPWVKQAVEALREVYDREPVVHLSSGGSGPMYPFTHYLSAPVVAIGISYPGSRVHSPNENIRIADFERGVAAIKRAMEKFAALP
- the hemW gene encoding radical SAM family heme chaperone HemW, with the translated sequence MRSLYVHVPFCPTLCPYCDFHVVRRYGGVVEAYLERLAEEAAALYERFPGPLETLYLGGGTPSFLRNRELEQLFRALPWNVPSIHEVTMEANPGTLNPERLELLKDLGVNRLSLGVQSFQDGVLESLGRAHGRKGALRAVEMSLQAGFRTSIDLILGLPGQDFAADLREAAALGVGHVSAYTLQIEPGTPFAARGVRLDEDLEAAAFDMAEQVLGAVGFVRYEVSNFAKPGQESAHNQVYWRAGFWGALGPAAVGHYPQGAEDREVYSVRATNPPLPRWRAGEAPSLEVITPLEHAREALMLGLRLCEGVDVNEIEQRTGLELWERLEAVVRELEGQELLWARGKRIGVARAGVAILHRIILRLWEALEAE
- the gcvH gene encoding glycine cleavage system protein GcvH, coding for MNYPSDLRYTKSHEWVRLEDGLAVVGITDYAQDALGDVVFVELPVPGKKYQAGEAVAAVESVKTASDIYAPVAGEVVEVNPALEEAPELLNQSPYQDGWIFKLRPANPADLEALMDAAAYQAFAQSQ
- a CDS encoding roadblock/LC7 domain-containing protein: MVEPAVALYGATFEKAVGILDELLRESGARYAMLVDRKGFVLAHREALWAPRPPALDSLATLVAGNAAATQALAKMLGESQFSEQVHQGQTQSLYVEGAGEHALLLVIFDNSTPVGRVKLFARKSAQVLASLAEESVVSPQKLGIDTEYREGASALLDELFGS
- a CDS encoding GTP-binding protein; the protein is MSTINFAAREINFKIVYYGPGMSGKTTNLKWVFQQVPENRKGEMVSLATEDERTLFFDFLPVDLGEVKGFKTRFHLYTVPGQVFYNASRKLILRGVDGIVFVADSAPNRLRANAESMRNLRENLAEYGIRPEDVPLVLQANKRDLPDALPVEMIHAVIDPEHRYPIFEAVASNGTGVFDTLKAVSRQVLAKVVAAN
- the gcvT gene encoding glycine cleavage system aminomethyltransferase GcvT, producing the protein MKTTPLTEIHQQLGAKMAPFAGYLMPIQYTSITAEHLAVRQGAGVFDVSHMGEFWVRGPQALDFLQYATLNDVSKLKVGRAQYSMLPNERGGVVDDIYLYRTGEEEYLVVVNAANIEKDWSHLQRLAEGFSVRLEDASERTGLLAVQGPNAAKVLQKLCDVDLSSKKKNDTFTATVAGKPARLARTGYTGEDGFELFTEATDLRAVWDALLQAGVTPCGLGARDTLRLEAGFPLYGHELTDETNPRCTPFSWVVKEHKEFYGKSALLAGGCDQVLVGLLLEEGIPREGYRVLVGGEEVGHITSGTFSPLIKKGIALAYVLSGAESGALQVEIRGKIYPAHLVNPPFVGLK
- a CDS encoding alpha/beta hydrolase family protein; translated protein: MWPLFGGILLAGSLALAQSGLTIGDLSKRTYGLGQIAIERVMARNPDFTRYLIHYPSDGLKLYGFMNVPSGKGPYPVVLVLHGYVNPATYRTLAYTTRYADAIARMGYVVIHPNYRGHPPSEGRPEGPFRVNYAIDVLNLAAIVREQSGKGPLAKADGSRMGLWGHSMGGGIALRVAVVDPKIWAVVLYGAMSGDEAKNAQRIYYVFSGQQRGLEELRTPASELAKISPINYLSRTKAAFSIHHGTADEQVPYAWSVELCQKLKALGKSAECFSYRGARHTFPSGSRADASFLAKVQDFFARTLKGADSR